Proteins encoded in a region of the Zea mays cultivar B73 chromosome 4, Zm-B73-REFERENCE-NAM-5.0, whole genome shotgun sequence genome:
- the LOC103653935 gene encoding protein PHOTOPERIOD-INDEPENDENT EARLY FLOWERING 1 isoform X5 — MLFSRCTQKLKVISNNNSLLSTSIHREGSPDSKDMLSNLGSKILIVDSLKQANGRDHEPAHSSSEDGNSSEEVDDGHSYAEFVKKNHGKSNGNISSINDQEDKDYIATEEVKDDEATLSEEEELAKKEDPDYLEEVKLLQKESEIPLEELLARYREDGCADHETAELKNSPHFVEEVNTDMSLDDQSVSILEAKSDLFVDHQSRDVLETEDTAPRSEIASEPCAKQNFDEENNLTDVKTVNGDKSDDVKSDDVIADAAAAARSAQPTGNTFLTTKVRTKFPFLLKHSLREYQHIGLDWLVAMYEKRLNGILADEMGLGKTIMTISLLAHLACEKGIWGPHLIVVPTSVMLNWETEFLKWCPAFKILTYFGSAKERKQKRQGWMKPNFFHVCITTYRLVIQDSKVFKRKKWKYLILDEAHLIKNWKSQRWQTLLNFNSKRRILLTGTPLQNDLMELWSLMHFLMPHVFQSHQEFKDWFCNPISGMVEGQDKVNKEIIDRLHNVLRPFILRRLKRDVEKQLPKKQEHVIYCRLSRRQRNLYEDFIASSETQATLASGNYFGMISIIMQLRKVCNHPDLFEGRPIISSFDMAGINMQLSYSVCMLLDKSPFSQVGLSDMNLVFTQNEFSMSSWEADEVISAFPLSTTSWNHDLDTFCSNKDRQGSNLTNIFEDIQKALQEERIKESRERAASIAWWNRVRCQKRPVYGTNMIHVLTVKHHVSNILDKRNNPLCHMDYSSSLADLVLPSVERFQKMLDIVESFTFAIPAARAPPPVCWYSKGNSPVFIDPAYREKCMNEFSPILSPIRSAIVRRQVYFPDRRLIQFDCGKLQELAILLRRLKSEGHRALIFTQMTKMLDVLEEFINLYGYTYLRLDGSTPPEERQTLMQRFNTNPKFFLFILSTRSGGVGINLVGADTVIFYDSDWNPAMDQQAQDRCHRIGQTREVHIYRLISESTIEENILKKANQKRALDDLVIQRGSYNTEFFKKLDPMEFFSGHTSLHAEDQEKNCSTTSGVSNDVDLALSIADVEAAIRQAEDEADYMALKKLEEEEAVDNQEFSEEAAGRQEEDELVNEENGKPDEHINEEQKYNSSDVEKEKHITLSTNRLNKEKALTLAVGDEDTDMLADVKQMAAAAAAAGQASSSFENQLRPIDRYAMRFMELWDPVIDKAALNHQVNVEEEEWELDRIEKFKEDLEAEIDEDQEPLSYESWDVDFATTAYRQHVEALTQKQLLEEQERQAQEATKELEEKNDNMSSHHRKSKKNKKKTGKLKPLKRVRLSPESEVILEETSVDNAPSPELTSDESPHHYCNKRKKITVATEENSNSRSLKKLKKTTKSSFISEALSPRLKEDLNDSDSKSVGRTKSDGRFFIPCMPVKRVIVIKPERLKRKGIWSRDCASDSWSSEEDAVLCGTVHEYGPLWELASDFLHFLPGGSLYRGRYHHPVHCCERYRELFCKHGMSATDNSNSEKVPSGTGKAILRVSEDQAQMLVNVTSELPNNELLLQKHFMAVISSVWRSKCHRDTSCFTNTYSSALHVFSPVKKPGGSCENWPMVNFRPSFNLVRKALADVQAKSTLMVIPPPSRNQEYPCNYLELELDFLKDQHAYDEDIPSVVNVSIQEPEPSKQTPEPVEQSLLSALSCRQAENRLRIASEACYDGESSHWASSAFHINDAARHKSGSKSIGKHKAALESGRLLKSKVQKITESHQEGAIAMSSFLRMPAQLLPSTADFHISDSLSDFGIRDSEFYFSEDLLQEVDALEFFPDQGDSGLLPGIEELESLSDFTDIG, encoded by the exons GTTAAGTTACTGCAGAAGGAGAGCGAGATACCACTAGAAGAACTTCTCGCGAGGTACCGAGAG GATGGCTGTGCAGATCATGAAACAGCGGAGTTGAAGAATTCACCCCATTTTGTTGAAGAGGTCAATACTGACATGTCTTTGGATGATCAATCTGTGAGCATTTTGGAAGCGAAAAGTGATTTATTTGTGGATCACCAATCCAGGGATGTGCTGGAAACTGAGGACACGGCTCCACGATCAGAAATCGCATCAGAGCCTTGTGCTAAACAAAATTTTGATGAAGAGAATAATCTCACTGATGTTAAGACAGTCAATGGAGATAAGAGTGATGATGTAAAGAGTGATGATGTAATTGCTGATGCTGCAGCTGCTGCAAGATCAGCACAACCAACTGGCAACACCTTCTTGACTACAAAAGTGCGCACGAAATTCCCATTCCTTCTTAAGCATTCTCTTCGTGAATACCAGCATATAGGGCTGGATTGGTTAGTTGCTATGTATGAGAAGAGGCTTAATGGAATTCTAGCAGACGAAATGGGTTTAGGCAAGACAATCATGACTATCTCCTTGCTTGCACACCTTGCGTGTGAGAAGGGGATATGGGGTCCTCATCTTATTGTCGTGCCGACTAGTGTTATGCTAAATTGGGAGACTGAATTTCTTAAGTGGTGTCCTGCTTTTAAAATACTGACTTATTTCGGAAGCGCAAAGGAGAGAAAGCAGAAGCGTCAGGGCTGGATGAAACCAAATTTCTTCCATGTTTGCATCACAACATATAGGCTTGTCATACAGGACTCTAAAGTGTTTAAGAGAAAGAAGTGGAAGTATCTTATTCTTGATGAGGCTCATCTGATAAAGAACTGGAAATCACAACGTTGGCAgactttgctcaactttaatTCAAAGAGACGTATTCTTCTGACTGGAACTCCACTGCAAAATGACCTTATGGAACTTTGGTCCCTCATGCATTTTCTGATGCCTCATGTGTTTCAGTCTCATCAAGAGTTCAAGGATTGGTTCTGCAATCCAATTTCTGGGATGGTGGAAGGTCAAGATAAAGTAAACAAAGAAATTATAGATCGGTTGcacaatgtccttcgtccatttATACTGCGTcgactgaaaagagatgttgagAAACAGTTACCAAAGAAGCAAGAGCATGTCATATATTGCCGACTTTCTAGAAGGCAAAGAAACTTGTATGAAGATTTTATTGCTAGCTCAGAGACTCAAGCAACACTGGCAAGTGGGAATTATTTTGGCATGATAAGCATCATTATGCAACTTAGAAAGGTCTGTAACCATCCAGATCTTTTTGAAGGTCGGCCAATAATAAGCTCATTTGACATGGCTGGGATTAACATGCAGCTCAGCTATTCAGTCTGCATGCTCCTTGATAAGAGTCCATTTTCTCAGGTGGGACTGTCTGATATGAATTTAGTGTTTACGCAAAATGAATTTAGCATGAGTTCCTGGGAAGCTGATGAGGTCATTTCTGCCTTTCCTTTGAGTACCACTTCCTGGAACCATGACCTTGATACTTTTTGCTCTAATAAGGATCGTCAGGGAAGTAATTTGACAAACATTTTTGAAGATATTCAGAAAGCACTACAGGAGGAGAGAATAAAGGAATCCAGAGAAAGGGCAGCTTCCATTGCATGGTGGAATAGAGTTAGATGCCAAAAGAGGCCTGTCTATGGCACAAACATGATACATGTTTTGACTGTAAAGCATCATGTATCAAATATTCTTGATAAGAGGAACAACCCTTTGTGCCACATGGACTATTCATCAAGCCTTGCAGATCTTGTTCTTCCATCTGTGGAACGCTTTCAGAAAATGCTTGATATTGTTGAATCATTTACATTCGCAATTCCTGCTGCTCGAGCTCCTCCCCCTGTTTGCTGGTACAGCAAAGGAAACTCTCCTGTTTTTATTGATCCAGCATATAGAGAAAAATGCATGAACGAGTTTTCTCCCATCCTGTCTCCTATAAGGTCTGCTATTGTTCGACGTCAAGTCTACTTTCCTGATAGGCGTTTGATCCAGTTTGATTGTGGGAAGTTGCAGGAACTTGCTATTCTGTTAAGGCGCTTGAAGTCAGAAGGGCACAGGGCCTTGATATTTACTCAGATGACTAAGATGCTTGATGTCTTGGAAGAGTTCATAAATCTATATGGATATACATATTTACGTTTAGATGGTTCTACTCCCCCAGAAGAGAGGCAGACTCTGATGCAGAGGTTCAACACAAATCCAAAGTTCTTCCTTTTCATTTTGTCCACTCGAAGTGGTGGTGTGGGAATCAACCTTGTAGGTGCAGACACTGTCATCTTCTATGACAGTGACTGGAACCCTGCAATGGACCAACAAGCACAGGACAGATGCCACAGGATTGGTCAGACTCGTGAAGTTCACATATATAGACTCATTAGTGAAAGCACTATAGAGGAGAACATTCTCAAGAAAGCAAATCAGAAACGAGCTCTTGATGATTTAGTGATACAACGAGGTAGCTACAATACGGAATTCTTCAAGAAACTTGATCCTATGGAATTCTTTTCCGGGCACACATCTCTTCATGCAGAAGATCAGGAGAAGAATTGCTCTACAACCTCAGGAGTTTCAAATGATGTTGATCTGGCTCTGTCAATTGCAGATGTTGAAGCAGCTATTAGACAAGCAGAAGATGAAGCTGACTATATGGCTCTCAAGAAGCTGGAGGAGGAAGAAGCCGTGGACAATCAAGAATTCAGTGAGGAGGCTGCGGGCAGACAAGAggaggatgaattggttaatgaggaGAATGGAAAACCCGATGAGCACATTAACGAAGAACAAAAATATAACTCTTCTGATGTAGAGAAGGAGAAGCACATTACTCTGTCTACCAATCGATTAAATAAGGAAAAGGCTCTTACATTGGCTGTTGGTGATGAAGATACTGACATGCTTGCTGATGTGAAACAGATGGCAgctgcagcagctgcagcaggaCAAGCGAGTTCATCATTTGAGAACCAGCTCCGGCCAATTGATAGATATGCAATGCGCTTTATGGAACTCTGGGATCCAGTAATTGACAAAGCTGCTTTAAATCATCAAGTAAATGTTGAGGAGGAAGAATGGGAGCTTGATCGTATTGAAAAATTCAAAGAGGATTTAGAAGCAGAAATTGATGAGGACCAAGAACCACTTTCTTATGAAT CATGGgatgttgattttgctacgacagCCTATCGGCAACATGTTGAGGCTTTAACTCAAAAGCAG TTGTTAGAAGAACAGGAAAGGCAAGCTCAGGAAGCAACAAAAGAGTTGGAGGAGAAGAATGATAATATGAG CAGTCACCACAGAAAGTCAAAAAAGAACAAAAAGAAGACAGGCAAACTCAAGCCCCTGAAAAGAGTGCGTCTGTCGCCTGAATCAGAAGTCATACTGGAGGAAACCTCTGTAGATAATGCACCCTCACCTGAGCTTACAAGTGATGAATCGCCACACCATTATTGTAACAAGCGTAAGAAGATTACGGTTGCCACTGAGGAAAATAGTAACAGCAGAAGTTTAAAGAAGCTCAAGAAAACTACTAAATCAAGTTTTATTTCTGAAGCCTTGTCACCTAGGCTGAAGGAGGACCTTAATGATTCAGATTCAAAATCAGTGGGTAGAACTAAAAGTGATGGCAGATTTTTCATCCCTTGCATGCCAGTGAAACGTGTTATTGTAATAAAGCCTGAGAGATTGAAAAGGAAGGGAATATGGTCTCGAGATTGTGCTTCAGACTCATGGTCATCTGAGGAAGATGCAGTTCTTTGTGGAACTGTTCATGAGTATGGTCCACTTTGGGAATTGGCAAGTGATTTTCTTCATTTTTTGCCAGGCGGTTCCTTGTATAGGGGAAGATATCATCATCCTGTGCATTGCTGTGAGAGATACAGAGAACTGTTCTGCAAACATGGAATGTCAGCAACAGATAATTCTAACAGTGAAAAGGTTCCTTCTGGGACTGGAAAGGCTATACTTAGAGTGTCTGAG GATCAAGCTCAGATGTTGGTGAATGTGACCAGTGAACTTCCTAACAATGAATTGCTTCTCCAGAAACACTTCATGGCTGTAATTTCGTCTGTTTGGAGATCAAAATGTCACCGTGATACCTCCTGTTTTACGAACACTTACTCTAGTGCATTACATGTGTTTTCTCCTGTGAAGAAACCTGGTGGATCATGTGAGAACTGGCCCATGGTAAACTTTAGACCAAGCTTCAATCTAGTTAGGAAAGCCCTTGCAGATGTTCAGGCTAAGTCTACACTAATGGTGATTCCACCTCCGTCAAGGAATCAGGAATACCCATGCAATTATTTAGAATTAGAGTTAGATTTCTTGAAAGATCAACATGCTTATGATGAAGACATCCCATCTGTAGTAAATGTGTCCATACAGGAACCAGAACCATCCAAACAGACGCCAGAGCCAGTGGAACAATCGTTGTTGTCTGCACTTTCTTGTAGACAGGCTGAGAACCGGCTCAG GATAGCATCAGAAGCTTGTTATGATGGTGAAAGTTCTCATTGGGCATCATCAGCTTTTCACATAAATGATGCTGCCCGCCACAAATCTGGTTCAAAGTCTATAGGAAAGCACAAAGCCGCATTGGAATCTGGTAGACTTCTCAAATCCAAAGTTCAGAAGATTACTGAATCGCATCAGGAAGGGGCAATTGCTATGAGTAGTTTTCTCCGTATGCCTGCTCAACTATTGCCAAGTACAGCTGACTTCCACATTAGTGACTCCCTATCTGACTTTGGTATCAGAGATTCTGAATTCTATTTTTCCGAGGATCTCTTGCAAGAGGTTGACGCCCTTGAGTTCTTCCCAGATCAGGGTGACTCTGGTCTCCTTCCTGGTATTGAAGAGTTAGAATCTCTTTCGGATTTCACAGATATCGGATGA
- the LOC103653935 gene encoding protein PHOTOPERIOD-INDEPENDENT EARLY FLOWERING 1 isoform X9, translating into MSLDDQSVSILEAKSDLFVDHQSRDVLETEDTAPRSEIASEPCAKQNFDEENNLTDVKTVNGDKSDDVKSDDVIADAAAAARSAQPTGNTFLTTKVRTKFPFLLKHSLREYQHIGLDWLVAMYEKRLNGILADEMGLGKTIMTISLLAHLACEKGIWGPHLIVVPTSVMLNWETEFLKWCPAFKILTYFGSAKERKQKRQGWMKPNFFHVCITTYRLVIQDSKVFKRKKWKYLILDEAHLIKNWKSQRWQTLLNFNSKRRILLTGTPLQNDLMELWSLMHFLMPHVFQSHQEFKDWFCNPISGMVEGQDKVNKEIIDRLHNVLRPFILRRLKRDVEKQLPKKQEHVIYCRLSRRQRNLYEDFIASSETQATLASGNYFGMISIIMQLRKVCNHPDLFEGRPIISSFDMAGINMQLSYSVCMLLDKSPFSQVGLSDMNLVFTQNEFSMSSWEADEVISAFPLSTTSWNHDLDTFCSNKDRQGSNLTNIFEDIQKALQEERIKESRERAASIAWWNRVRCQKRPVYGTNMIHVLTVKHHVSNILDKRNNPLCHMDYSSSLADLVLPSVERFQKMLDIVESFTFAIPAARAPPPVCWYSKGNSPVFIDPAYREKCMNEFSPILSPIRSAIVRRQVYFPDRRLIQFDCGKLQELAILLRRLKSEGHRALIFTQMTKMLDVLEEFINLYGYTYLRLDGSTPPEERQTLMQRFNTNPKFFLFILSTRSGGVGINLVGADTVIFYDSDWNPAMDQQAQDRCHRIGQTREVHIYRLISESTIEENILKKANQKRALDDLVIQRGSYNTEFFKKLDPMEFFSGHTSLHAEDQEKNCSTTSGVSNDVDLALSIADVEAAIRQAEDEADYMALKKLEEEEAVDNQEFSEEAAGRQEEDELVNEENGKPDEHINEEQKYNSSDVEKEKHITLSTNRLNKEKALTLAVGDEDTDMLADVKQMAAAAAAAGQASSSFENQLRPIDRYAMRFMELWDPVIDKAALNHQVNVEEEEWELDRIEKFKEDLEAEIDEDQEPLSYESWDVDFATTAYRQHVEALTQKQLLEEQERQAQEATKELEEKNDNMSHHRKSKKNKKKTGKLKPLKRVRLSPESEVILEETSVDNAPSPELTSDESPHHYCNKRKKITVATEENSNSRSLKKLKKTTKSSFISEALSPRLKEDLNDSDSKSVGRTKSDGRFFIPCMPVKRVIVIKPERLKRKGIWSRDCASDSWSSEEDAVLCGTVHEYGPLWELASDFLHFLPGGSLYRGRYHHPVHCCERYRELFCKHGMSATDNSNSEKVPSGTGKAILRVSEDQAQMLVNVTSELPNNELLLQKHFMAVISSVWRSKCHRDTSCFTNTYSSALHVFSPVKKPGGSCENWPMVNFRPSFNLVRKALADVQAKSTLMVIPPPSRNQEYPCNYLELELDFLKDQHAYDEDIPSVVNVSIQEPEPSKQTPEPVEQSLLSALSCRQAENRLRIASEACYDGESSHWASSAFHINDAARHKSGSKSIGKHKAALESGRLLKSKVQKITESHQEGAIAMSSFLRMPAQLLPSTADFHISDSLSDFGIRDSEFYFSEDLLQEVDALEFFPDQGDSGLLPGIEELESLSDFTDIG; encoded by the exons ATGTCTTTGGATGATCAATCTGTGAGCATTTTGGAAGCGAAAAGTGATTTATTTGTGGATCACCAATCCAGGGATGTGCTGGAAACTGAGGACACGGCTCCACGATCAGAAATCGCATCAGAGCCTTGTGCTAAACAAAATTTTGATGAAGAGAATAATCTCACTGATGTTAAGACAGTCAATGGAGATAAGAGTGATGATGTAAAGAGTGATGATGTAATTGCTGATGCTGCAGCTGCTGCAAGATCAGCACAACCAACTGGCAACACCTTCTTGACTACAAAAGTGCGCACGAAATTCCCATTCCTTCTTAAGCATTCTCTTCGTGAATACCAGCATATAGGGCTGGATTGGTTAGTTGCTATGTATGAGAAGAGGCTTAATGGAATTCTAGCAGACGAAATGGGTTTAGGCAAGACAATCATGACTATCTCCTTGCTTGCACACCTTGCGTGTGAGAAGGGGATATGGGGTCCTCATCTTATTGTCGTGCCGACTAGTGTTATGCTAAATTGGGAGACTGAATTTCTTAAGTGGTGTCCTGCTTTTAAAATACTGACTTATTTCGGAAGCGCAAAGGAGAGAAAGCAGAAGCGTCAGGGCTGGATGAAACCAAATTTCTTCCATGTTTGCATCACAACATATAGGCTTGTCATACAGGACTCTAAAGTGTTTAAGAGAAAGAAGTGGAAGTATCTTATTCTTGATGAGGCTCATCTGATAAAGAACTGGAAATCACAACGTTGGCAgactttgctcaactttaatTCAAAGAGACGTATTCTTCTGACTGGAACTCCACTGCAAAATGACCTTATGGAACTTTGGTCCCTCATGCATTTTCTGATGCCTCATGTGTTTCAGTCTCATCAAGAGTTCAAGGATTGGTTCTGCAATCCAATTTCTGGGATGGTGGAAGGTCAAGATAAAGTAAACAAAGAAATTATAGATCGGTTGcacaatgtccttcgtccatttATACTGCGTcgactgaaaagagatgttgagAAACAGTTACCAAAGAAGCAAGAGCATGTCATATATTGCCGACTTTCTAGAAGGCAAAGAAACTTGTATGAAGATTTTATTGCTAGCTCAGAGACTCAAGCAACACTGGCAAGTGGGAATTATTTTGGCATGATAAGCATCATTATGCAACTTAGAAAGGTCTGTAACCATCCAGATCTTTTTGAAGGTCGGCCAATAATAAGCTCATTTGACATGGCTGGGATTAACATGCAGCTCAGCTATTCAGTCTGCATGCTCCTTGATAAGAGTCCATTTTCTCAGGTGGGACTGTCTGATATGAATTTAGTGTTTACGCAAAATGAATTTAGCATGAGTTCCTGGGAAGCTGATGAGGTCATTTCTGCCTTTCCTTTGAGTACCACTTCCTGGAACCATGACCTTGATACTTTTTGCTCTAATAAGGATCGTCAGGGAAGTAATTTGACAAACATTTTTGAAGATATTCAGAAAGCACTACAGGAGGAGAGAATAAAGGAATCCAGAGAAAGGGCAGCTTCCATTGCATGGTGGAATAGAGTTAGATGCCAAAAGAGGCCTGTCTATGGCACAAACATGATACATGTTTTGACTGTAAAGCATCATGTATCAAATATTCTTGATAAGAGGAACAACCCTTTGTGCCACATGGACTATTCATCAAGCCTTGCAGATCTTGTTCTTCCATCTGTGGAACGCTTTCAGAAAATGCTTGATATTGTTGAATCATTTACATTCGCAATTCCTGCTGCTCGAGCTCCTCCCCCTGTTTGCTGGTACAGCAAAGGAAACTCTCCTGTTTTTATTGATCCAGCATATAGAGAAAAATGCATGAACGAGTTTTCTCCCATCCTGTCTCCTATAAGGTCTGCTATTGTTCGACGTCAAGTCTACTTTCCTGATAGGCGTTTGATCCAGTTTGATTGTGGGAAGTTGCAGGAACTTGCTATTCTGTTAAGGCGCTTGAAGTCAGAAGGGCACAGGGCCTTGATATTTACTCAGATGACTAAGATGCTTGATGTCTTGGAAGAGTTCATAAATCTATATGGATATACATATTTACGTTTAGATGGTTCTACTCCCCCAGAAGAGAGGCAGACTCTGATGCAGAGGTTCAACACAAATCCAAAGTTCTTCCTTTTCATTTTGTCCACTCGAAGTGGTGGTGTGGGAATCAACCTTGTAGGTGCAGACACTGTCATCTTCTATGACAGTGACTGGAACCCTGCAATGGACCAACAAGCACAGGACAGATGCCACAGGATTGGTCAGACTCGTGAAGTTCACATATATAGACTCATTAGTGAAAGCACTATAGAGGAGAACATTCTCAAGAAAGCAAATCAGAAACGAGCTCTTGATGATTTAGTGATACAACGAGGTAGCTACAATACGGAATTCTTCAAGAAACTTGATCCTATGGAATTCTTTTCCGGGCACACATCTCTTCATGCAGAAGATCAGGAGAAGAATTGCTCTACAACCTCAGGAGTTTCAAATGATGTTGATCTGGCTCTGTCAATTGCAGATGTTGAAGCAGCTATTAGACAAGCAGAAGATGAAGCTGACTATATGGCTCTCAAGAAGCTGGAGGAGGAAGAAGCCGTGGACAATCAAGAATTCAGTGAGGAGGCTGCGGGCAGACAAGAggaggatgaattggttaatgaggaGAATGGAAAACCCGATGAGCACATTAACGAAGAACAAAAATATAACTCTTCTGATGTAGAGAAGGAGAAGCACATTACTCTGTCTACCAATCGATTAAATAAGGAAAAGGCTCTTACATTGGCTGTTGGTGATGAAGATACTGACATGCTTGCTGATGTGAAACAGATGGCAgctgcagcagctgcagcaggaCAAGCGAGTTCATCATTTGAGAACCAGCTCCGGCCAATTGATAGATATGCAATGCGCTTTATGGAACTCTGGGATCCAGTAATTGACAAAGCTGCTTTAAATCATCAAGTAAATGTTGAGGAGGAAGAATGGGAGCTTGATCGTATTGAAAAATTCAAAGAGGATTTAGAAGCAGAAATTGATGAGGACCAAGAACCACTTTCTTATGAAT CATGGgatgttgattttgctacgacagCCTATCGGCAACATGTTGAGGCTTTAACTCAAAAGCAG TTGTTAGAAGAACAGGAAAGGCAAGCTCAGGAAGCAACAAAAGAGTTGGAGGAGAAGAATGATAATATGAG TCACCACAGAAAGTCAAAAAAGAACAAAAAGAAGACAGGCAAACTCAAGCCCCTGAAAAGAGTGCGTCTGTCGCCTGAATCAGAAGTCATACTGGAGGAAACCTCTGTAGATAATGCACCCTCACCTGAGCTTACAAGTGATGAATCGCCACACCATTATTGTAACAAGCGTAAGAAGATTACGGTTGCCACTGAGGAAAATAGTAACAGCAGAAGTTTAAAGAAGCTCAAGAAAACTACTAAATCAAGTTTTATTTCTGAAGCCTTGTCACCTAGGCTGAAGGAGGACCTTAATGATTCAGATTCAAAATCAGTGGGTAGAACTAAAAGTGATGGCAGATTTTTCATCCCTTGCATGCCAGTGAAACGTGTTATTGTAATAAAGCCTGAGAGATTGAAAAGGAAGGGAATATGGTCTCGAGATTGTGCTTCAGACTCATGGTCATCTGAGGAAGATGCAGTTCTTTGTGGAACTGTTCATGAGTATGGTCCACTTTGGGAATTGGCAAGTGATTTTCTTCATTTTTTGCCAGGCGGTTCCTTGTATAGGGGAAGATATCATCATCCTGTGCATTGCTGTGAGAGATACAGAGAACTGTTCTGCAAACATGGAATGTCAGCAACAGATAATTCTAACAGTGAAAAGGTTCCTTCTGGGACTGGAAAGGCTATACTTAGAGTGTCTGAG GATCAAGCTCAGATGTTGGTGAATGTGACCAGTGAACTTCCTAACAATGAATTGCTTCTCCAGAAACACTTCATGGCTGTAATTTCGTCTGTTTGGAGATCAAAATGTCACCGTGATACCTCCTGTTTTACGAACACTTACTCTAGTGCATTACATGTGTTTTCTCCTGTGAAGAAACCTGGTGGATCATGTGAGAACTGGCCCATGGTAAACTTTAGACCAAGCTTCAATCTAGTTAGGAAAGCCCTTGCAGATGTTCAGGCTAAGTCTACACTAATGGTGATTCCACCTCCGTCAAGGAATCAGGAATACCCATGCAATTATTTAGAATTAGAGTTAGATTTCTTGAAAGATCAACATGCTTATGATGAAGACATCCCATCTGTAGTAAATGTGTCCATACAGGAACCAGAACCATCCAAACAGACGCCAGAGCCAGTGGAACAATCGTTGTTGTCTGCACTTTCTTGTAGACAGGCTGAGAACCGGCTCAG GATAGCATCAGAAGCTTGTTATGATGGTGAAAGTTCTCATTGGGCATCATCAGCTTTTCACATAAATGATGCTGCCCGCCACAAATCTGGTTCAAAGTCTATAGGAAAGCACAAAGCCGCATTGGAATCTGGTAGACTTCTCAAATCCAAAGTTCAGAAGATTACTGAATCGCATCAGGAAGGGGCAATTGCTATGAGTAGTTTTCTCCGTATGCCTGCTCAACTATTGCCAAGTACAGCTGACTTCCACATTAGTGACTCCCTATCTGACTTTGGTATCAGAGATTCTGAATTCTATTTTTCCGAGGATCTCTTGCAAGAGGTTGACGCCCTTGAGTTCTTCCCAGATCAGGGTGACTCTGGTCTCCTTCCTGGTATTGAAGAGTTAGAATCTCTTTCGGATTTCACAGATATCGGATGA